In Coriobacteriia bacterium, a single genomic region encodes these proteins:
- a CDS encoding ribbon-helix-helix protein, CopG family, producing the protein MINITRKRRAEMEERSARLTVLIDPRKKAAFERLCREEDVTPSQMVRKMIRDYVERRTGPGWREDPAEDTHTSRR; encoded by the coding sequence ATGATTAACATCACTCGCAAGAGGAGGGCTGAGATGGAGGAGCGCAGCGCGCGGCTCACCGTGCTGATCGACCCGCGTAAGAAGGCCGCGTTCGAGCGCCTGTGCCGCGAAGAGGACGTCACGCCGTCCCAGATGGTGCGAAAGATGATCCGCGACTACGTCGAGCGGCGGACCGGGCCCGGGTGGCGGGAGGACCCGGCCGAGGACACCCACACGTCTCGCCGCTGA
- the ugpC gene encoding sn-glycerol-3-phosphate ABC transporter ATP-binding protein UgpC, producing the protein MARVLYDHVVKRYGEVHALKDFTIEIPDKEFLVLVGPSGCGKSTALRLLAGLEPATEGSIYIGDRRVNDVPAKDRDIAMVFQSYALYPHMTISRNIGFGLKLRKMPKNEIARRVKEAARILGVEQLLDRKPGQLSGGQRQRIAVARAIVREPQVFLLDEPLSNLDAKLRVNTRAEISKLHKRLGTTFVYVTHDQTEAMTMADRIAVMDVGIIQQVGTPQELYDHPRNVFVAGFIGSPAMNFFSARIDQADGRLHLDGGTFTIEVPEGRAPELQRYTGRNMLFGVRPENIHDQAFVPSGITAVPITVDVDVTELMGNEVFLHLLAGETKLLARVDPRTGARPGDRMDVVVDLERMHVFDPETREALTTARKAAEGAPA; encoded by the coding sequence ATGGCTCGCGTACTGTACGACCACGTGGTGAAGCGGTACGGGGAGGTACACGCCCTCAAGGACTTCACGATCGAGATCCCCGACAAGGAGTTCCTCGTGCTCGTCGGCCCGTCGGGCTGCGGCAAGTCCACCGCTCTGCGCCTGCTGGCGGGGCTGGAGCCGGCGACGGAGGGCTCGATCTACATCGGTGACCGGCGCGTCAACGACGTCCCGGCGAAGGACCGCGACATCGCCATGGTCTTCCAGTCCTACGCGCTCTACCCCCACATGACGATCTCCCGGAACATCGGGTTCGGACTGAAGCTCCGCAAGATGCCGAAGAACGAGATCGCACGCCGGGTGAAGGAGGCGGCGAGGATACTCGGCGTGGAGCAGCTGCTGGACCGCAAGCCCGGGCAGCTCTCCGGCGGGCAGCGTCAGCGCATCGCCGTGGCGCGGGCGATCGTGCGGGAGCCCCAGGTCTTCCTGCTCGACGAGCCGCTCTCGAACCTGGACGCCAAGCTGCGCGTGAACACGCGCGCCGAGATCAGCAAGCTGCACAAGCGCCTCGGCACCACGTTCGTCTACGTCACGCACGACCAGACCGAGGCGATGACGATGGCGGACCGCATCGCCGTGATGGACGTCGGGATCATCCAGCAGGTGGGCACGCCGCAGGAGCTCTACGACCACCCGAGGAACGTCTTCGTCGCCGGCTTCATCGGCAGCCCCGCGATGAACTTCTTCTCGGCCCGCATAGACCAGGCCGACGGGAGGCTGCACCTCGACGGCGGGACGTTCACGATCGAGGTCCCCGAGGGCAGAGCCCCGGAGCTGCAGCGCTACACCGGGCGTAACATGCTCTTCGGCGTGCGGCCCGAGAACATCCACGATCAGGCGTTCGTGCCCTCCGGCATCACTGCCGTGCCCATCACGGTCGACGTGGACGTCACGGAGCTGATGGGCAACGAGGTCTTCCTCCATCTGCTCGCGGGCGAGACCAAGCTGCTGGCCCGCGTGGACCCGAGGACGGGCGCCAGACCCGGCGACCGCATGGACGTCGTCGTCGACCTGGAGCGGATGCACGTGTTCGACCCGGAGACGCGGGAGGCGCTGACCACGGCGCGAAAGGCCGCCGAGGGCGCGCCCGCGTGA
- the dauA gene encoding C4-dicarboxylic acid transporter DauA, with protein sequence MPHREHLTTVRLGSALSDVLRDRPYRLADLGRDALAGLTVGVIAVPLAMALAVASGAPPQNGLFTAAVAGLVAALAGGSRFSVSGPTAAFVVILEPVARRYGMAGLGTATLFAGVILIGLGSARLGRLIEYIPEPVTVGFTSGIASVIAILQVNDFLGLGITDLPEHTLAKAAHFARAAPNLDPAALAVGGLTLLAVVLWPRERLVIPGHVPALALGIAAALLLAKAGHTVDTIGSRFTFALADGGLGHGIPRALPSFALPWNQAGAGGAPLTWSLPVARELLSASLSIAVLGAIESLLCAVVLDRSTGTRHHANGEMLGQGLANVVAPFFGGIPATAALARSAANVKAGARTPLAAALHALVVLLGMLALAPLLSLVPMASMAALLLTVAWNMSEADKAVTLARTSPGADRLVLLSCLVLTVAFDMVVAITAGVVLAALLFMRDASRFTQVRDITASEKHVRGGAPSGWKVYKITGALFFAAADRVLAEVLSDAPDGGGIVLYADGVTVLDAGGAASFERFTEECASRDIELIVADLQPQPLRTARAAGLFTGSEGVRLAPTLAEGLLWARLAAAPTGRRTA encoded by the coding sequence ATGCCCCACCGCGAGCACCTGACCACGGTCCGGCTCGGGAGCGCCCTGAGCGACGTCCTGCGGGATCGTCCCTACCGGCTCGCGGACCTCGGGCGAGACGCGCTCGCGGGTCTCACCGTAGGCGTCATCGCCGTCCCGCTCGCCATGGCCCTCGCCGTCGCGAGCGGCGCGCCGCCGCAGAACGGGCTGTTCACCGCCGCCGTCGCGGGCCTGGTCGCCGCCCTCGCGGGGGGCTCGCGCTTCAGCGTCTCGGGTCCCACGGCGGCGTTCGTGGTCATCCTCGAGCCCGTGGCACGCCGCTACGGCATGGCCGGCCTGGGCACGGCGACCCTGTTCGCCGGCGTCATACTGATCGGGCTCGGGTCGGCGCGCCTGGGCAGGCTGATCGAGTACATCCCCGAGCCGGTCACCGTCGGCTTCACGTCGGGGATCGCATCGGTCATCGCGATACTGCAGGTCAACGACTTCCTGGGGCTCGGCATCACCGACCTGCCCGAGCATACGCTGGCCAAGGCGGCCCACTTCGCCCGGGCCGCCCCGAACCTCGACCCCGCGGCGCTGGCGGTGGGAGGGCTCACGCTGCTGGCGGTCGTGCTGTGGCCGAGGGAGCGTCTCGTGATCCCTGGGCACGTCCCCGCCCTCGCCCTCGGCATCGCCGCGGCGCTCCTGCTCGCCAAGGCGGGTCACACGGTCGATACCATCGGTTCGCGCTTCACCTTCGCCCTGGCCGACGGAGGGCTCGGCCACGGCATCCCGCGCGCGCTGCCCTCCTTCGCGCTGCCCTGGAACCAAGCCGGAGCCGGCGGCGCTCCGCTCACCTGGTCGCTGCCGGTCGCGCGCGAGCTGCTCTCGGCGTCGCTGTCCATCGCGGTGCTCGGGGCGATCGAGTCGCTGCTGTGCGCGGTCGTGCTGGACCGCTCCACCGGCACCAGACACCACGCCAACGGTGAGATGCTCGGCCAGGGACTCGCCAACGTCGTCGCTCCCTTCTTCGGCGGCATCCCGGCGACGGCGGCGCTGGCGCGCTCGGCGGCCAACGTCAAGGCCGGCGCCCGCACGCCGCTGGCGGCCGCGCTGCACGCGCTGGTGGTGCTCCTCGGCATGCTCGCGCTGGCACCGCTGCTCTCCCTCGTTCCGATGGCGTCGATGGCCGCGCTGCTGCTGACCGTGGCGTGGAACATGAGCGAAGCCGACAAGGCCGTGACGCTGGCGCGGACGAGCCCCGGGGCTGACCGGCTCGTGCTGCTCTCCTGCCTGGTGCTCACCGTCGCGTTCGACATGGTCGTCGCGATCACCGCGGGCGTGGTGCTGGCCGCGCTGCTGTTCATGCGCGACGCGTCGCGGTTCACGCAGGTCCGCGACATCACCGCGAGCGAGAAGCACGTGCGCGGCGGGGCGCCGTCGGGCTGGAAGGTCTACAAGATCACCGGCGCGCTGTTCTTCGCGGCGGCGGACCGCGTGCTCGCCGAGGTCCTGTCGGACGCGCCCGACGGAGGAGGCATCGTGCTGTACGCCGACGGCGTCACCGTGCTCGACGCCGGAGGCGCGGCTTCGTTCGAGCGCTTCACCGAGGAGTGCGCGTCCCGCGACATCGAGCTGATAGTCGCCGACCTCCAGCCCCAGCCGCTGAGGACCGCCCGAGCCGCGGGGCTGTTCACCGGCTCCGAAGGCGTCCGGCTCGCGCCCACTCTGGCGGAAGGACTGCTGTGGGCCCGCCTCGCCGCGGCGCCGACGGGCCGCCGGACGGCGTAG
- the pflA gene encoding pyruvate formate lyase-activating protein: MSKGIVHSTEVGSFVDGPGIRFVVFLAGCPLRCQYCHNPDAWQCKGEPTEAEEVLGRIASSADFLKAGCGGVTLSGGEPLMQAEFAHEILEGSKDLGLHTALDTSGYLGDRLTDEMLEAIDLVLLDIKSYDPETYREVTGVDVEPTLRLAERLSELRQPAWIRFVLVPGLTDAPENVAGLARFVGRLANVQRVEILPFHQMGKHKWEELRLPYKLADTQPPTPEEVGRVRAVFEAQGLAVNDGRFATCGPVGAEA, encoded by the coding sequence ATGTCGAAGGGTATCGTGCATTCCACCGAGGTCGGCAGCTTCGTGGACGGGCCGGGTATCCGGTTCGTCGTCTTCCTCGCGGGCTGCCCTCTGCGCTGCCAGTACTGCCACAACCCGGATGCCTGGCAGTGCAAGGGAGAGCCGACCGAGGCCGAGGAGGTCCTCGGACGTATCGCTTCGTCGGCCGACTTCCTCAAGGCCGGCTGCGGGGGCGTCACGCTCAGCGGGGGCGAGCCGCTCATGCAGGCGGAGTTCGCGCACGAGATCCTCGAAGGGAGCAAGGACCTCGGCCTTCACACGGCGCTCGACACCTCCGGCTACCTCGGCGACCGGCTGACGGACGAGATGCTCGAGGCGATCGACCTGGTGCTGCTCGACATCAAGTCGTACGACCCCGAGACCTACCGGGAGGTCACCGGGGTCGACGTGGAGCCCACCCTGCGCCTCGCCGAGCGGCTCTCCGAGCTGCGCCAGCCGGCCTGGATCCGGTTCGTGCTCGTCCCCGGCCTCACCGACGCCCCCGAGAACGTGGCGGGCCTCGCCCGGTTCGTCGGCCGGCTCGCGAACGTGCAGCGCGTCGAGATCCTGCCGTTCCACCAGATGGGCAAGCACAAGTGGGAGGAGCTCCGGCTCCCCTACAAGCTGGCGGACACGCAGCCCCCCACCCCCGAGGAGGTCGGCCGCGTGAGAGCCGTGTTCGAGGCGCAAGGCCTGGCGGTGAACGACGGCCGCTTCGCGACGTGCGGGCCGGTGGGCGCCGAGGCGTAG
- a CDS encoding carbohydrate ABC transporter permease, which produces MVPTLGLFVSSFRPARAIATSGWWTALRPPFEFTLQNYESVLLTQGMAQSFRNSLVITVPATALTMLVAAIAAYAFAWMEFRGRDALFLVVVGLIVVPLQLTLIPVLRMYASIGLTGTFHGMWLAHAAYGMPFAIFLLRNFFVALPKDLLESAFLEGATHFTAFRRIVMPLSVPALAALGIFQFLWVWNDLLIALVYLGGHRAVAPMTVTISNLVNSFGGAWQLLTAAAFVSMVLPLAVFFALQRYFVEGILAGAVKG; this is translated from the coding sequence ATGGTGCCGACTCTCGGCCTGTTCGTCAGCTCCTTCCGCCCCGCTCGGGCGATCGCCACGAGCGGGTGGTGGACGGCACTGAGGCCGCCGTTCGAGTTCACGCTCCAGAACTACGAGTCCGTCCTGCTCACCCAGGGCATGGCGCAGAGCTTCCGGAACAGCCTCGTCATCACCGTCCCGGCGACCGCGCTGACGATGCTGGTCGCCGCGATCGCCGCCTACGCCTTCGCCTGGATGGAGTTCAGGGGACGCGACGCGCTGTTCCTCGTCGTCGTCGGACTCATCGTGGTGCCCCTGCAGCTCACTCTCATCCCGGTGCTCAGGATGTACGCGTCGATCGGCCTCACGGGCACGTTCCACGGGATGTGGCTGGCGCACGCCGCATACGGCATGCCCTTCGCCATCTTCCTGCTGCGCAACTTCTTCGTGGCGCTGCCCAAAGACCTGCTCGAGTCGGCCTTCCTCGAGGGCGCCACGCACTTCACGGCGTTCAGGCGGATCGTGATGCCGCTCTCTGTCCCCGCCCTGGCGGCTCTAGGCATCTTCCAGTTCCTCTGGGTGTGGAACGACCTCCTGATAGCGCTCGTCTACCTCGGAGGTCATCGGGCCGTGGCGCCGATGACGGTGACGATCTCCAACCTCGTGAACTCCTTCGGCGGAGCGTGGCAGCTGCTCACGGCGGCGGCCTTCGTCTCGATGGTCCTGCCGCTCGCCGTCTTCTTCGCGCTCCAGCGCTACTTCGTCGAGGGCATACTCGCCGGCGCGGTGAAGGGATAG
- a CDS encoding sugar ABC transporter permease encodes MPEGAPPQRGAPSGDPSERRFRLDPAWLYLAPAAALLGVYLLYPALSTLYMSLFDPRSGQYVGLSHYAYLLTHRETILVFRNNLMWLLLFTSATVVLGLLLAVLTNQVRYEAIAKAIVFVPMAVSFTAAAVIWRFMYVFQPARFDQIGVVNAIVTTLGGQPVAWISNTTYNNFALIVAGTWIWTGFALVVVSAGLKGIPAEIIEAARVDGANERQIFWNVILPMLQPVIVVVAVTLVINSLKVFDLVYVMTFGNFNTDVLANRMFKEMFTFGNFGRASAVAVILLAGILPLMALNIRRFRREQT; translated from the coding sequence ATGCCCGAAGGGGCGCCGCCGCAGCGCGGCGCCCCTTCGGGCGACCCCTCCGAGCGTCGCTTCCGGCTCGACCCGGCGTGGCTCTACCTCGCGCCGGCGGCCGCGCTTCTGGGCGTCTACCTGCTCTATCCGGCGCTCAGCACGCTGTACATGAGCCTCTTCGACCCGCGCTCGGGGCAGTACGTCGGGCTCTCCCACTACGCCTACCTGCTCACGCACCGCGAGACGATCCTCGTCTTCCGCAACAACCTGATGTGGCTGCTGCTGTTCACCAGCGCGACGGTGGTCCTGGGGCTGCTGCTCGCGGTGCTGACGAACCAGGTGCGCTACGAGGCGATCGCCAAGGCCATCGTGTTCGTGCCGATGGCGGTGTCCTTCACCGCAGCGGCCGTCATCTGGCGGTTCATGTACGTCTTCCAGCCGGCGCGGTTCGACCAGATCGGGGTGGTGAACGCCATCGTCACCACGCTGGGCGGCCAGCCGGTGGCCTGGATCTCCAACACGACGTACAACAACTTCGCCCTCATAGTCGCGGGCACATGGATCTGGACCGGGTTCGCGCTGGTCGTGGTCTCCGCGGGCCTCAAGGGGATACCGGCCGAGATCATCGAGGCCGCCAGGGTCGATGGCGCCAACGAGCGGCAGATCTTCTGGAACGTCATCCTGCCGATGCTGCAGCCCGTGATCGTCGTGGTCGCGGTGACGCTCGTGATCAACTCGCTCAAGGTCTTCGACCTCGTCTACGTGATGACGTTCGGCAACTTCAACACCGACGTGCTCGCCAACCGGATGTTCAAGGAGATGTTCACGTTCGGCAACTTCGGGCGTGCAAGTGCCGTGGCCGTGATCCTGCTGGCCGGGATCCTGCCGCTCATGGCGCTCAACATCCGTCGCTTCAGGCGGGAGCAGACGTGA
- a CDS encoding GatB/YqeY domain-containing protein has product MDRDFVNAEIAAAMRAHDKPRLSILRLVKNEIDTHEKEAKRPATDEEVVGALKKVLKQTGETLEGSIKAGTDPERTALLQAQVDILSGYLPEQVTGDELQAVVEGVLAEGGFTDKRDMGRAIGMVVSATGGNCDKAEVARMVGAKLG; this is encoded by the coding sequence TTGGACAGGGACTTCGTCAACGCCGAGATCGCGGCCGCCATGCGCGCGCACGACAAGCCCCGGCTGTCGATCCTGAGGCTCGTGAAGAACGAGATCGACACGCATGAGAAGGAGGCGAAGCGGCCGGCCACCGACGAGGAGGTCGTCGGCGCGCTCAAGAAGGTGCTGAAGCAGACCGGCGAGACCCTCGAGGGCTCGATCAAGGCCGGCACGGATCCGGAGCGCACCGCACTCCTGCAGGCGCAGGTCGACATCCTGAGCGGCTACCTGCCCGAGCAGGTCACCGGCGACGAGTTGCAGGCCGTCGTCGAAGGGGTGCTGGCCGAGGGCGGCTTCACGGACAAGCGCGACATGGGCAGGGCGATCGGTATGGTGGTGTCGGCCACGGGCGGCAACTGCGACAAGGCCGAAGTCGCGCGGATGGTGGGCGCGAAGCTGGGCTGA
- a CDS encoding SDR family NAD(P)-dependent oxidoreductase yields the protein MPADPRSPGRRGDAIVVTGATSGIGKETAKRLAATDSPVVLHGRDEGRCLAALDEVVAATGNRRCGIAVADFSSLAAVRRLAEELSGRFEGIGVLVDNAGLYSGERVVTRDGIELTFQVNQVAPFLLTCLLLDRLKTAAPSRIVVVASVAHKSAHVDLSRLPDEVRGRTRYQPYQAYALSKFANVVLALELAERLRGTGVTANALHPGVVSTKLLHAGFPYVGGMPPGKAADAPFRLAASPELEGVTGEYFERMRRARPARAARRADVRERFWSISEELAGSLRD from the coding sequence ATGCCAGCAGACCCCCGCTCGCCGGGAAGGCGAGGCGATGCGATCGTGGTGACCGGGGCGACCTCGGGCATCGGCAAGGAGACGGCGAAGCGGCTCGCCGCGACGGACTCCCCGGTCGTCCTTCACGGGCGGGACGAAGGGCGGTGTCTCGCGGCTCTCGACGAGGTCGTGGCCGCCACGGGCAACCGGCGGTGTGGGATCGCCGTGGCGGACTTCTCGTCGCTGGCCGCGGTACGCCGCCTGGCCGAGGAGCTCTCGGGGCGCTTCGAGGGCATCGGGGTGCTCGTGGACAACGCGGGCCTGTACTCCGGGGAGCGCGTCGTGACGAGGGACGGCATCGAGCTCACGTTCCAGGTGAACCAGGTCGCGCCGTTCCTGCTGACGTGCCTGCTGCTCGACCGGCTGAAGACGGCGGCCCCGTCGCGCATCGTCGTCGTCGCCTCGGTCGCGCACAAGAGCGCGCACGTCGACCTCTCTCGACTGCCCGACGAGGTCCGCGGGCGGACGCGCTACCAGCCGTACCAGGCGTATGCGCTGTCCAAGTTCGCCAACGTCGTTCTGGCGCTCGAGCTCGCCGAGCGCCTGCGGGGCACCGGTGTCACGGCCAACGCGCTCCACCCCGGCGTGGTGTCCACGAAGCTCCTTCACGCCGGCTTCCCCTACGTCGGCGGGATGCCTCCGGGGAAGGCGGCCGACGCGCCCTTCCGGCTCGCGGCCTCACCCGAGCTCGAGGGGGTCACCGGCGAGTACTTCGAGCGGATGCGGCGAGCCCGGCCGGCGCGCGCCGCGCGCCGAGCGGACGTCCGGGAGCGGTTCTGGAGCATCAGCGAGGAGCTCGCCGGCTCGTTGAGGGACTGA
- the pflB gene encoding formate C-acetyltransferase, giving the protein MSTTVKSACELEPAWTGFEPGRWCESVDVRDFIQHNHSPYDGDDAFLEGPTERTARLWERIEELMREESRRGILDADTDVVSSITSHPPGYVDREAELVVGLQTDEPLKRALLPQGGIRMVDGALKAYGYPLSPRIKRIFGIRGYRKTHNDGVFDCYTEEMRKARRSGIVTGLPDVYGRGRIIGDYRRVALYGVDRLLADKRAQHAAMAEREMTDETIRLTEELAEQYRALEDLKTMAASYGFDISRPAAGAFEAVQWLYFGYLGAVKEQNGAAMSLGRTSTFLDVYLERDLRDRKLTESEAQELVDQFVMKLRMVRYLRTPEYNELFSGDPTWVTEAIGGVGEDERHLVTKTSFRFLQTLRNLGPAPEPNLTVLWSLALPAAFKAFCARVSVETSAVQYENDDVMREIYGDDYGIACCVSAMRVGKQMQYFGARVNLAKALLYAINGGRDELSGAQVAPPSEPFTADVLDYDEVMSRYSPMLDWLARTYVGALNIIHYMHDKYSYERLEMALHDRDVQRFLACGVAGMSVAADSLSAIKHAKVSVVRDEETGLAVDYAVEGDFPTFGNNDERVDSIARSLVREFMTRIRKQKTYRDAIPTQSILTITSNVVYGKLTGSTPDGRKAGEPFAPGANPMHGRDISGPVASMCSVASLPYEYAQDGISYTFSIVPASLGRTEDERVSKLVGMLDGYFGQGGHHINVNVLDRSTLLDAIDHPEKYPNLTVRVSGYAVKFSRLTREQQLEVVDRTFHGLDDVEKVAVVGACVE; this is encoded by the coding sequence ATGTCGACCACAGTCAAGAGCGCATGCGAGCTGGAGCCTGCGTGGACGGGATTCGAGCCGGGCCGGTGGTGCGAGAGCGTGGACGTGCGCGACTTCATCCAGCACAACCACTCGCCGTACGACGGGGACGACGCCTTCCTCGAGGGCCCCACGGAGCGGACCGCGCGTCTGTGGGAGCGCATCGAGGAGCTGATGCGCGAGGAGAGCCGTCGGGGGATCCTGGACGCCGACACCGACGTCGTCTCGTCGATCACGTCGCACCCGCCCGGTTACGTCGACCGCGAGGCGGAGCTGGTCGTAGGCCTGCAGACCGACGAGCCGCTGAAACGGGCGCTGCTGCCGCAGGGCGGCATCCGCATGGTCGACGGAGCGCTGAAGGCGTACGGCTACCCGCTGTCGCCGCGGATCAAGCGGATCTTCGGCATCCGCGGGTACCGCAAGACCCACAACGACGGCGTGTTCGACTGCTACACCGAGGAGATGCGCAAGGCGCGCAGGTCCGGGATCGTCACCGGCCTGCCCGACGTGTACGGCCGAGGGCGCATCATCGGCGACTACCGGCGCGTCGCGCTCTACGGGGTGGACCGCCTGCTCGCCGACAAGAGGGCGCAGCACGCCGCGATGGCCGAGCGGGAGATGACCGACGAGACCATCCGGCTGACCGAGGAGCTCGCCGAGCAGTACCGCGCGCTGGAGGACCTCAAGACCATGGCGGCGAGCTACGGCTTCGACATCTCCAGGCCCGCCGCCGGAGCGTTCGAGGCGGTGCAGTGGCTGTACTTCGGCTATCTGGGGGCGGTCAAGGAGCAGAACGGTGCCGCGATGAGCCTGGGGAGGACCTCGACCTTCCTGGACGTCTACCTCGAGCGGGACCTGCGCGACCGTAAGCTCACCGAGAGCGAAGCGCAGGAGCTCGTCGACCAGTTCGTGATGAAGCTGCGCATGGTGCGCTACCTGCGCACGCCGGAGTACAACGAGCTGTTCTCCGGCGATCCCACCTGGGTGACCGAGGCGATCGGCGGGGTCGGGGAGGACGAGAGGCACCTGGTCACCAAGACGTCCTTCCGGTTCCTGCAGACGCTGCGCAACCTCGGGCCCGCCCCCGAACCGAACCTGACCGTGCTGTGGTCCCTGGCGCTGCCCGCGGCGTTCAAGGCCTTCTGCGCCAGAGTCTCGGTCGAGACGAGCGCGGTGCAGTACGAGAACGACGACGTCATGCGCGAGATCTACGGCGACGACTACGGCATCGCGTGCTGCGTCTCGGCGATGCGCGTCGGCAAGCAGATGCAGTACTTCGGCGCGCGGGTGAACCTCGCGAAGGCCCTGCTGTACGCCATCAACGGCGGCCGCGACGAGCTCTCCGGCGCACAGGTCGCGCCGCCGAGCGAGCCGTTCACCGCCGACGTGCTCGACTACGACGAGGTGATGTCCAGGTACTCGCCGATGCTGGACTGGCTCGCGCGGACGTACGTGGGAGCGCTCAACATCATCCACTACATGCACGACAAGTACTCCTACGAGCGTCTCGAGATGGCGCTGCACGACCGCGACGTGCAACGCTTCCTGGCGTGTGGCGTGGCCGGCATGTCGGTGGCGGCCGACTCGCTCTCCGCGATCAAGCACGCGAAGGTCTCGGTGGTGCGTGACGAGGAGACGGGTCTGGCCGTCGACTACGCCGTGGAGGGCGACTTCCCCACCTTCGGCAACAACGACGAGCGCGTGGACTCGATCGCCCGGTCGCTCGTGCGCGAGTTCATGACGCGCATCCGGAAGCAGAAGACCTACCGCGACGCCATCCCGACCCAGTCGATCCTCACGATCACCAGCAACGTGGTCTACGGCAAGCTCACGGGCTCGACACCCGACGGGCGCAAGGCCGGCGAGCCGTTCGCCCCCGGGGCCAACCCCATGCACGGGCGGGACATCTCCGGACCGGTCGCCTCGATGTGCTCGGTGGCCAGCCTGCCCTATGAGTACGCGCAGGACGGCATCTCCTACACGTTCTCGATCGTCCCCGCCTCGCTGGGGCGCACCGAGGACGAGCGCGTCTCGAAGCTCGTCGGCATGCTCGACGGCTACTTCGGGCAGGGAGGCCATCACATCAACGTCAACGTGCTCGACCGCTCGACGCTGCTCGACGCGATAGACCATCCCGAGAAGTACCCGAACCTCACCGTCCGCGTCTCCGGCTACGCGGTGAAGTTCAGCAGGCTCACGCGCGAGCAGCAGCTCGAGGTCGTTGACCGCACCTTCCATGGCCTCGACGACGTCGAGAAGGTCGCGGTCGTCGGCGCGTGCGTGGAGTGA